The Cloacibacterium caeni region CCAATTGCCATCAATAACAACGGAAGTGGCTATGCAAAGGGAATTGAACTTTTTTGGAGAGACAAAAAAACTTTAAAAAACATAGATTATTGGATTTCTTATTCTTATCTCGATTCTAAGAGAGACTATCTGAATTACAACCAGCAACTTTTCCCAAATTTTGCAGCAAAACACACAATTTCTATCGTTGCTAAAAAATTTATTACCGCTTGGAAAACAGGTTTCAATTTTTCTTACAACTACAATTCCGGAAGACCTTATTACAATTTCGTGACCGAAAATGGTAATACTGATCTCAAAAATCAAGGCTTTGTAAAAGATTATCAAGCGGTGAATTTCAGCCTTAATTATTTACCGAATTTAGGCAAAAAAGATGCAAGAGCTTTCACCGTTTTGGTGCTCTCTATCAATAACATTCTAGGAACTAAAAATGAATTTGGATACAATTTTTCGAGCAATGGATTGAAATCTAGAGCCATCGTTCCTCCTACCAATACTTTTGTGTTCATCGGTGCATTCATCAGTTTTGGGACAGACAGAACTCAAGAAGCCATTAATAATAACTTATAGAATTAAGTCCAAAATTGACCATACAAACCATTCAGTCAAGAAAAACTACAGTTCGGTGAACTAAAATTTCAAGAAAATTTCTTTCAAAATATCTTTGAACCATAAAATTGAAACAACTAAAAAATATTATATATGAAAACTTTACAAAAAACAATTTTAGCACTTTCTTTCGCATTTACAACTACTTACACTTTTGCACAAACTGCTTACGAAAAAGCCATGATGCCGAAAGTTCAAGCCATCGAAATGCCAAAACCTAATCCAGATGATTACACTGCTCAAGCCAATGATTTTGCAAGAATTGGAGACAAAGAAAAAACACTTTGGCAACCGTATTATTACGCCGCTTTTTCGATTCTAAAAAAAGGAAGAACACTGATGCAACAAAACCAAATTGCGCAACTAGACGAAGTGGCAAAAGAGGCTCAAAATTACATTGATAAAGCAGAAGCACTTTCTCCAAATAATGCAGAAATCTATATTTTGAAAAAAATGAATCACGGACTTAAAATGATGGTAAATCCTATGGAAAGATGGCAAACTGAAGGTCTCGCTGCTCAAAATGCTCTTGCTGAAGCTAAAAAATTAGATCCAGAAAATCCTAGAATTACAATTATGGAAGCCGAAGATTTATATTTCACTCCAGAACAATTCGGCGGAAGCAAAACCAAAGGAATTGAACTTTTTAAGAAAGCTTTAGAACAGTTCAAAACTTATAAATTAAAATCTTCTCTTGATCCAAATTGGGGACAAGGTGAAGCAAATTATTTTATTTCTCAAGCGAAATAGTTTTATTTCAATCCTTTAAGGATTAAGAATCCTTAAAGGATTTTTTAATATTCAATAATTAAATCTTCAATGTCTATATAATTTTTTTCTTTTTGGTGCTCTTCTTCGAAGACTTTTTTGTTTTTAAATAAATTAAGAACAAATTCTCTTTTAAGTTTTGTGGGTTTACTAGATAAAACGCTTTCATAAGAACTCCAAGGATAATCCCAAATATTTTCCGTAAAACGATGTTTTACAGGATTATAGTGGATATAATGTATCAGATTTTGTAAATAAGTATCAGAATTTACAATTTTTCTTTCAAATTTTTTCTCGAATAGGCTTCCTGTTCTTTTATATCGTTTATTAATAGCTTTTGCATAAGAATTAAAAAAGTGTCCAAATTGTAAATGCAAATCTATACGTTTGGGACTTTTCACAGTTGAATATTCTAGGTTATTCATATTAAAATCTTCATAATCTTTAACATAAATTAAAATATGAAAATGATTTTTTAAAAGAACCCAAGCTATCGTTTCACAAAAGGGCGAAATATATCTGTCGTATCGATTAAGAAAAAAAATATAATTTTCATTCTCAAAGAAAATATCTTGTCCATTATTTCCCCTATTATAAATATGGTAAAAATTTCCAGGTATTAAGGCTAAAGAATCCATTAGTTTTTTTGTAAAAATAACATTTTTTCATTTCCAATCCTTAAAGGATTTGAAATCCTTTAAGGATTAAATTACATTTCAGTATACAAAAATGACGGTTCAGTCAACTAAAATTTGAAAGCGCCTCTTATAAAACTACCTTTACATCAAGAAATTTAACCCAATCACAAAATATTAATTTTTAAAATTCAAACACTATGGAAACGTACAAAACTACACAAGAACAGAAACTAGAAAACGCTAGAAAGCACGTAAAAAGAATCAAAGGTTTTTACACGCACGCTTTGGTTTTCGTATTGGTAAACGTATTTATTATTTTCTCTAATGTAATTGCAGACGGAAAAGGTTTTAATAACATGGATAATTATTACACGGCTTTTTTCTGGGGTTTCGGCTTATTGGCTCATGGTTTATCGGTTTTTGGTGGTGAGCTATTTTTAGGCAGAAACTGGGAAGAAAGAAAAATCCAAGAAATTTTAAACGAAAAATAATTTTAAAATATTATTTTTAGAAAATGAAACTCGAGGTAATCAAAAAAACGGCACTTAACCTACTCTACATCAATATTATTGTAAGTCTTTTTATCTTCTTAATTGATCCAGGAGAAAAAACATTCGAAAGGTACTCTGTTACTTTCCTTATTTCTGGAATGTACACGTTTTTCATAGGTTTAGGAAACGGTTTTTTAAACGATTATCTAGATTCTAAATTTTCGTGGACAGATGAAACGCGCAAAAGAACCATTGCGGCGATTGTAGGAACTTTGGTGATGAATATTGCGCTGGTTTATTTTTGTAATTATCTGAATTTCATTATTATACAAGGCAAAAATCCAGAAAAATTCTTCAATGGAGAGATGAACTTCATCAATTGGTTTTTCATCAATTTTGCGATTATGATTTCGGCAATTGGTCACGCTAGAGGTTTTATGGCGGCTTGGAAAAACTCTACCAAAAAAGAAGTAGTAGAACAAAAACTTATCGCCAAATCAGCCAATGCGCAATTCGAAAGTTTAAAAAATCAATTAGACCCGCATTTTTTATTCAATTCTCTGAATGTTTTAGATTCTTTGATTGAGGAAAATCCTGTTCAAGCGCAACGTTTTACCAATTCTATGTCGAAGATATATCGCTATGTCTTGGAACAAAAAGACAAGGAATTGGTTTCGGTGGAAGAAGAAATAGACTTTGCCAAAACCTATTGCGAACTCTTGAAAACCAGATTTGAAGACGCAGTAACCTTTGATTTCAACATTTCAGAGGAAGACAAAAAAGGTTTTGTAGTACCACTTTCTTTGCAACTTTTGCTCGAAAATTCTATTAAACACAATTTTGCCACCTCATCTAAACCATTGAATATCAAAATATTTACAGAAAAAGGAAACCTCATCATCGAAAATAATTTGCAAACCAGAGAATTGCCGAATACATCTACAGGCGTAGGTTTAGCGAACATAGTTTCGAGATATAATTTATTAACCGAAAGAAATGTCTTCGTAGAAAAATCAGAAGCTTTCTTCCGTGTGAAACTCCCTATTTTAACAGAAAAATTGAACCCTATGAATCCATATACTCCATCACAAGAACAATTGGCTTACGAAAAAGCTGCAAAACGCGTAGAAGAACTCAAAGGTTTCTACGGAAACTTAATTTCTTACTGCATTTTTATCCCATTTTTAATTTTTATCAACTTCCAAACTTCGCCTAAATATCATTGGTTTTGGTGGCCAATGCTAGGTTGGGGAATCGGTGTAATTTCTCACGGAATTAAGACTTTCGGAATCGGAACAGATTGGGAAGAGCGCCAAATCAAAAAATACATGGAAAAAGAAGAAGAAAACGCCAGAAAATGGAAATAACTATGGAAAATCAAAATAAATTCAACGAAATTGCTTACAAAAAAGCACAAAAAAGAGTAAAAGACATCAGAACGTATTATTACATGGTTTTGGGATATTTAGCGGTGGGTTATTTCATTGTTAGCCGAAATTATGACGGGAATCTTCTTAATATTTCTAGAAATTACAGCGTTTGGATTGTAATCTTGTGGGGAATTTTTCTTTTGGGTTACGGAATTTATTTATTCACGCCTTATTTCAGAAATTGGGAAGAAAGAAAAACCAAAGAATTAATGGAGAAATACAAACAAAAAAATTAAAAAATGGAACCTATAAACGATAAAAATATTCAATACGAAAGAGCCAAAAAAAGGGTGAAAGAAATCAAAGGTTTCTATATTCACGCTTTGGTTTATGTTTTGGTCAACTTGTTTTTAATTCTGTCAACATCCATAAAATACGATTCTTTTGAAACGTTTTTCCAGCAAAATCAATTCTGGGGAATCGGACTTTGGGGAATTGGACTTTTTGCTCATGGTTTATCCGTTTTCTTGCCTAATTTTATCCTCGGAAAAAACTGGGAAGAAAAGAAAATACGTGAATTGATGGAAAGAAATAGAAATTTGAAAATATAAAAAATGAGCTAATTTGGAGATGAAATTATTCTTAAAAATAGATTCTTCATTCCGTTTCACTTCACTCAGAATGACATTAGAAACCCTAAGCTTTTACCTTGAAAATTTGAATTAAAGAATATGAAAGTAGTAATTATAGAAGACGAAAAACCAGCCGCGAGAAAACTCGAAAGATTAATAAGCAATTTTACTGATTTACAATTGGTTGCAACGCTCCATTCTGTGGAAGACGCTGTAGATTGGTTCAGTAAAAACGAACATCCGAAACTAATATTTTCAGACATCGTTTTGGGTGATGGTTTGTCTTTTGATATTTTTGAGAAAGTTCCTACCAAAAGTTTCATTATTTACACCACTGCTTTTGATCAATATACCTTAAAAGCCTTCAAACTCAATTCCATAGATTATCTTCTCAAGCCAATTTCAGAGGAAGATTTAGCCAAAGCAATTGAAAAATTCAAAAGTTTTTTGCCTTCAGAAGAAACGCACAACGCTTTGGAAATGAAATCTTTAATCAAAGAAGATCAACCGAAATTGTCTAGAATTTTGGTAAAAATTGGATATAATTTGAAAGTGGTTAAAACCGAAGAAATTTGTTGTTTTTATTCTGAAAACAAAATTGTTTACGCTCAAACTTTAGAACGCAGTTTCCCAACAGATTTTACCTTAGATGAATTGGAAGAAGTTTTGGATGAAAAGACGTTTTTCCGGGTAAACAGGCAGTTTATCATCAGTTCAGATTGTATCAAAAACATTCATACTTCACCGAATTACAAAGTAGAATTGCAAGCGCAACCAGCCGAAGAAATTACGGTAAGTAGAGAACGTGTGAAAGATTTTAAGGATTGGTTGGTGAAGTAATTGAAAATTGAAAGTGCAAAATTGAAAATGATTACTATAGAAGAAATTGTAGATTTTACAAAAGATTTCTTAAAAGAAGATAATATTTTTCCTGACACTGATATTTTTTCTTTAGGGATTTATGGTGATGATATGGATGAATTTCTTGGAAGCTATCACAAAAAATATGGAGTAAACTTTGATAATTATTTATGGTATTTTCATAATGAAGAAGAAATTAGCAATAACTTTTCAATTGGAAAAATATTCTTTAAACCTCCTTATGATAGCGTAGAAAGAATCCCAATAACTCCAGAAATTTTAACAAAATTTGCTAATACAAAGGTTTGGGAAATTTATTATCCAGAACATCAACTTCCCAAATATCGCTATGATGTTTTAATAGACCAAATAATCTTTGGAGGATTAGCTTTAATTATTATTTATATCAGTTTAAAAGATTGTTTTGGTAGAAATTAACCCTTATAAAACTCACTCGCAGAATTGATAAAATGCTGAAAAGCTTCCGTAACTTCTTTCTGAATTTTATTGGTTAAAGGAAACGGAACCATGTGTGAATATTCATAAGGAAAATCCTGAATTTCTACCTCTGTTTTTATATTTCTGTAACCACCTTGCAAAGTATTGAGTGCTTCCATTGGTGGTGCAACTTCGTCTTTTTCAAGGACATAGAGTTTGATTTGATGATGCAGTTTTTTAATTCTGTCTTCTCTTTCTTTTTGGAAATAATTGTACCTCAACATCATTTTGAACCAACTTTCCTGCGGATGTAATTTCTCGTCTTGAAAATGACCTAATCTTTCATCTGACTGGAAATCAGAGCTTAACAATTCTGCGAAAACCGTTTGCATTTTTATAGCTGCTCTTGCATCCATAATGTATTTAGAAATCGGGAACATTCTATCAATCGTCATTCCGCCACAAAAACAGAATAATTTAGAATTTTCAAAAATTCCTTCAGGAT contains the following coding sequences:
- a CDS encoding LytR/AlgR family response regulator transcription factor — translated: MKVVIIEDEKPAARKLERLISNFTDLQLVATLHSVEDAVDWFSKNEHPKLIFSDIVLGDGLSFDIFEKVPTKSFIIYTTAFDQYTLKAFKLNSIDYLLKPISEEDLAKAIEKFKSFLPSEETHNALEMKSLIKEDQPKLSRILVKIGYNLKVVKTEEICCFYSENKIVYAQTLERSFPTDFTLDELEEVLDEKTFFRVNRQFIISSDCIKNIHTSPNYKVELQAQPAEEITVSRERVKDFKDWLVK
- a CDS encoding 2TM domain-containing protein, which encodes MEITMENQNKFNEIAYKKAQKRVKDIRTYYYMVLGYLAVGYFIVSRNYDGNLLNISRNYSVWIVILWGIFLLGYGIYLFTPYFRNWEERKTKELMEKYKQKN
- a CDS encoding DUF1493 family protein; the encoded protein is MITIEEIVDFTKDFLKEDNIFPDTDIFSLGIYGDDMDEFLGSYHKKYGVNFDNYLWYFHNEEEISNNFSIGKIFFKPPYDSVERIPITPEILTKFANTKVWEIYYPEHQLPKYRYDVLIDQIIFGGLALIIIYISLKDCFGRN
- a CDS encoding 2TM domain-containing protein, with the protein product MEPINDKNIQYERAKKRVKEIKGFYIHALVYVLVNLFLILSTSIKYDSFETFFQQNQFWGIGLWGIGLFAHGLSVFLPNFILGKNWEEKKIRELMERNRNLKI
- a CDS encoding 2TM domain-containing protein, with the translated sequence METYKTTQEQKLENARKHVKRIKGFYTHALVFVLVNVFIIFSNVIADGKGFNNMDNYYTAFFWGFGLLAHGLSVFGGELFLGRNWEERKIQEILNEK
- a CDS encoding 2TM domain-containing protein, whose product is MKLEVIKKTALNLLYINIIVSLFIFLIDPGEKTFERYSVTFLISGMYTFFIGLGNGFLNDYLDSKFSWTDETRKRTIAAIVGTLVMNIALVYFCNYLNFIIIQGKNPEKFFNGEMNFINWFFINFAIMISAIGHARGFMAAWKNSTKKEVVEQKLIAKSANAQFESLKNQLDPHFLFNSLNVLDSLIEENPVQAQRFTNSMSKIYRYVLEQKDKELVSVEEEIDFAKTYCELLKTRFEDAVTFDFNISEEDKKGFVVPLSLQLLLENSIKHNFATSSKPLNIKIFTEKGNLIIENNLQTRELPNTSTGVGLANIVSRYNLLTERNVFVEKSEAFFRVKLPILTEKLNPMNPYTPSQEQLAYEKAAKRVEELKGFYGNLISYCIFIPFLIFINFQTSPKYHWFWWPMLGWGIGVISHGIKTFGIGTDWEERQIKKYMEKEEENARKWK